One region of Primulina tabacum isolate GXHZ01 chromosome 1, ASM2559414v2, whole genome shotgun sequence genomic DNA includes:
- the LOC142504778 gene encoding uncharacterized protein LOC142504778: MVLWGIWRARNEKLWNRIVRPADSIVSLVIQFLTDWRAVRNIARNPEGTTHQEEERFSWLKPQVPTLKCNVDASVQNGSGLFGVGMVLRDFDGVFISARTNAFPGRALVKEAEAMAIKEALSWIMEMNIPEVIFDSDAKGVTEALSSARDEDSEFGAIILECRELLRQRPSFRVCFTRRQANKVAHILARESCFHARPSIWNSPPDFILEALNEDCNLTDS, translated from the coding sequence ATGGTACTATGGGGCATATGGCGTGCTCGGAATGAGAAACTTTGGAACAGAATTGTTAGACCAGCTGATTCAATTGTTAGCTTAGTCATTCAATTCTTGACTGATTGGAGAGCGGTGCGTAACATCGCAAGAAATCCAGAGGGAACAACCCATCAGGAAGAAGAGAGATTTTCCTGGCTAAAACCACAAGTTCCAACACTCAAATGCAATGTGGATGCATCAGTACAAAATGGATCGGGGTTATTTGGGGTTGGTATGGTTCTTCGAGATTTCGACGGGGTGTTTATTTCAGCTAGAACAAATGCCTTCCCTGGCAGAGCTCTCGTAAAAGAGGCAGAGGCTATGGCGATCAAGGAAGCCCTTAGCTGGATCATGGAAATGAACATCCCGGAGGTAATTTTTGATTCCGATGCCAAAGGTGTTACTGAAGCACTGAGTTCAGCAAGAGATGAAGACTCAGAGTTCGGAGCGATTATCTTAGAGTGTCGTGAATTACTTCGTCAAAGACCATCATTCAGGGTCTGTTTCACTCGTAGACAAGCAAACAAGGTTGCCCACATTCTTGCTAGGGAATCTTGCTTTCATGCTCGTCCTTCTATCTGGAATTCCCCTCCAGATTTTATTTTAGAAGCGTTGAATGAAGATTGTAATTTGACTGATTcctaa
- the LOC142504799 gene encoding uncharacterized protein LOC142504799 — MVGPRYSHMVSSLTVQLLYQTIPLFFLPQRIKSSAGKRRGFRFENKWLREPGLSEVVRESWVNSSSIRVTDKLQYTADNLQRWGRKVSREFREKIDRCKNEIDYLRSKIDQASVQRALELNSELIVLLAHEETFWKQRAKAYWLKDGDMNSKFFHKTATSRRESNKIKKLTDENGNSIEQTDDLCEVVKKYFTELFSPILANSDLVISKVTPVISEAENRDLLSPFKIEEVKSVVLQMNGR, encoded by the coding sequence ATGGTTGGACCACGATATTCCCACATGGTATCCTCTCTAACTGTACAGCTCTTATATCAGACCATTCCCCTATTCTTCTTACCACAGAGAATAAAATCCTCAGCGGGAAAAAGGAGGGGATTCCGTTTCGAAAACAAGTGGCTGCGTGAACCGGGCCTATCTGAGGTGGTTAGAGAAAGTTGGGTGAACTCCTCAAGCATTCGCGTCACTGATAAATTGCAATATACAGCTGATAACTTGCAGAGATGGGGCAGAAAGGTTTCAAGAGAATTCCGGGAAAAAATCGATCGATGCAAGAATGAAATAGATTATCTTCGCTCCAAAATAGATCAAGCATCAGTGCAGCGAGCTCTAGAACTAAACTCGGAACTCATTGTTCTATTAGCACATGAGGAGACCTTTTGGAAACAGCGGGCGAAAGCCTATTGGCTTAAAGACGGAGACATGAACTCCAAATTTTTCCACAAAACAGCCACTAGCCGTAGAGAATcgaataaaataaagaaacttACTGATGAGAATGGAAATTCTATTGAGCAGACTGATGATTTATGTGAGGTGGTAAAGAAGTACTTTACAGAATTATTCTCTCCCATCTTGGCAAATAGCGATTTGGTCATATCCAAGGTTACACCAGTGATCTCTGAAGCAGAAAATCGTGATCTCCTCTCACCATTCAAGATCGAAGAAGTGAAATCTGTGGTTTTACAAATGAATGGACGATAA
- the LOC142504807 gene encoding uncharacterized protein At4g02000-like — protein MAGLSLIDDEDDEIAFDLNILQIADDANELCLVGIFLTERQINLNIMKQRLSSIWRPGKRVTIREIGFKRFIFQFYHSVDLQRILEGGPWTFDNNFLLLHHLKREEQPLQVPLRHLNFWIQIHDLPFGYMSEAVGRQLGSYMGNFLEYDSNNNKGSWRPYMRIRVAIDVQNPLKQCKKIGKSNGESFLRNSVTNSSI, from the exons ATGGCTGGCTTATCACTAATTGACGATGAAGATGATGAAATCGCTTTTGATCTGAATATCCTACAAATAGCAGATGATGCAAATGAACTATGTTTAGTGGGGATCTTCTTGACAGAAAGGCAAATCAATTTGAATATCATGAAACAACGCTTATCTTCCATCTGGAGGCCTGGTAAACGTGTCACTATCAGAGAGATTGGATTCAAAAGGTTTATTTTTCAGTTCTATCATTCGGTGGACTTGCAAAGGATATTGGAAGGGGGACCATGGACCTTTGACAATAATTTTCTTCTCCTACACCATCTGAAAAGAGAGGAACAACCACTACAGGTTCCACTACGCCATCTCAACTTCTGGATCCAAATTCACGACTTACCATTTGGGTACATGTCTGAAGCCGTGGGCAGGCAATTGGGATCATACATGGGAAACTTCCTGGAATATGACAGCAACAATAACAAAGGATCATGGAGGCCTTACATGCGTATACGAGTAGCCATCGACGTCCAAAACCCACTTAAACAATGCAAGAAAATAGGAAAATCAAATGGTGAGAGTTTCCTC AGAAATTCTGTGACAAACTCTTCAatatga
- the LOC142541288 gene encoding auxin transporter-like protein 5, which produces MASSDKVVETVMVGNYVEMETEGKPRDIKSQVSNLFWHGGSAYDAWFSCASNQVAQVLLTLPYSFSQLGMLSGVLFQLFYGVMGSWTAYLICILYLEYRTRKEREKVDFRNHVIQWFEVLDGLLGKHWRNVGLAFNCTFLLFGSVIQLIACASNIYYINDNLDKRTWTYIFGACCATTVFIPSFHNYRIWSFLGLLMTTYTAWYLTIASLLHGQVEGVKHSGPNKLVLYFTGATNILYTFGGHAVTVEIMHAMWKPQKFKAIYLIATAYVLTLTLPSASAVYWAFGDLLLNHSNAFALLPRSPFRDMAVILMLIHQFITFGFACTPLYFVWEKAIGMHECKSLCKRAAARLPVVVPIWFLAIIFPFFGPINSTVGSLLVSFTVYIIPALAHIFTFRSAAARENAVEQPPKYFGRWVGTYIINIFLVIWVLIIGFGFGGWASMTNFIHQIDTFGLFTKCYQCLPQLPPHLANATAPLTPPAANLTHLPPSIHGHL; this is translated from the exons ATGGCCTCCTCCGATAAGGTGGTGGAGACTGTTATGGTGGGAAACTATGTAGAAATGGAGACCGAAGGGAAACCAAGAGATATCAAGTCTCAAGTTTCCAACCTCTTCTGGCATGGTGGCTCCGCTTACGATGCCTGGTTCAGCTGTGCTTCCAACCAG GTGGCTCAAGTGTTGCTTACATTGCCATATTCATTTTCGCAACTGGGAATGCTTTCCGGGGTTCTGTTCCAGCTGTTCTATGGCGTGATGGGAAGCTGGACAGCTTATTTAATCTGCATCCTCTACCTGGAATACAGAACCaggaaagaaagagagaaagtTGATTTCAGGAATCATGTTATTCAG TGGTTTGAAGTTCTTGACGGGCTCCTCGGAAAACACTGGAGGAACGTGGGCTTGGCGTTTAACTGcacttttcttctgtttggatcCGTGATTCAACTTATAGCCTGCGCAAG CAATATATATTACATAAATGACAATTTGGACAAGAGAACGTGGACATATATATTTGGGGCATGTTGTGCTACGACAGTGTTCATTCCTTCGTTTCACAATTATAGAATATGGTCTTTTCTTGGCTTGCTGATGACCACTTACACAGCGTGGTACCTCACTATTGCATCCTTACTCCATGgacag GTAGAGGGTGTGAAGCATTCGGGTCCAAACAAGTTGGTGTTATATTTCACAGGGGCCACCAACATTCTCTACACATTTGGGGGACATGCCGTTACTGT GGAGATAATGCACGCAATGTGGAAGCCACAGAAATTCAAGGCCATATACTTAATAGCCACAGCGTATGTGTTGACCCTGACACTCCCGTCGGCCTCGGCAGTGTACTGGGCTTTCGGAGATTTGCTTCTCAATCACTCCAATGCTTTCGCTCTTCTGCCGAGATCACCCTTCAGGGACATGGCCGTCATTTTGATGCTCATCCATCAG TTTATAACATTCGGTTTCGCGTGCACTCCCTTGTATTTCGTGTGGGAGAAGGCGATAGGCATGCATGAATGCAAGAGCTTGTGCAAGAGGGCCGCGGCGAGGTTGCCCGTGGTGGTTCCGATATGGTTCTTGGCCATCATCTTCCCGTTTTTCGGACCTATCAACTCCACCGTCGGGTCCCTTCTTGTCAGCTTCACCGTCTACATTATCCCTGCTTTGGCTCACATTTTTACCTTCAGATCAGCTGCGGCCCGAGAG AATGCGGTGGAACAGCCTCCAAAGTACTTTGGGAGATGGGTTGGGACTTACATCATCAACATATTTTTGGTTATATGGGTTTTGATAATTGGGTTCGGGTTCGGAGGATGGGCCAGTATGACAAATTTTATTCACCAAATCGACACCTTCGGTCTATTCACAAAGTGCTACCAATGCCTGCCTCAATTGCCGCCGCACCTGGCCAACGCCACCGCTCCTCTTACACCTCCTGCAGCCAACCTCACCCATCTTCCTCCCAGTATTCACGGCCACCTTTGA